A single window of Watersipora subatra chromosome 9, tzWatSuba1.1, whole genome shotgun sequence DNA harbors:
- the LOC137405335 gene encoding uncharacterized protein, with protein MGPKKGAAKSTENSDQEAGPKLIDIDEKLNLILTKLGNIEFRLNLIESKQSDFEKSLNHVHQENEGIQLKQRDLSKSIVEIESKIGKLEGLESRIEAAEYAERAKCVELNGIPYDKSENLNLAYQKLLSSLKSDKLPTTIDKIYRIRQSKRIIIKFTQTNQRNEFFQQYRKNIQSLSALGFKETGRIYINEVLSRAQSTLFWKTRQFKVEYNYKYVWTSNQRIYLRKTPDSDAIPINSEDDLETLKLL; from the coding sequence ATGGGACCTAAAAAGGGAGCAGCTAAATCGACAGAGAATAGTGATCAGGAAGCCGGTCCAAAGCTTATCGACATTGACGAAAAATTAAACCTAATTCTTACTAAGCTTGGTAATATCGAATTTCGTCTCAATTTAATTGAGAGCAAACAGTCCGATTTTGAAAAGTCTCTCAATCACGTTCATCAAGAAAATGAGGGCATTCAACTCAAGCAGAGAGATTTATCCAAATCCATAGTAGAAATAGAATCTAAAATCGGTAAACTGGAAGGCTTAGAGTCTCGAATTGAAGCAGCAGAGTATGCTGAAAGAGCAAAATGTGTCGAGTTAAATGGGATTCCATATGATAAATCGGAAAATCTGAACCTTGCTTATCAGAAATTGCTAAGTTCCTTAAAATCTGATAAATTACCTACCACCATCGACAAGATATACCGCATTAGACAAAGCAAGCGCATCATCATAAAGTTCACCCAAACCAATCAGCGCAATGAGTTCTTCCAGCAATATCGAAAAAACATTCAATCCCTCTCAGCACTTGGTTTCAAAGAAACAGGAAGGATCTATATCAATGAAGTATTGAGTCGTGCTCAAAGCACACTTTTCTGGAAAACCCGGCAATTTAAAGTGGAATACAACTATAAATATGTGTGGACATCTAATCAAAGAATATATCTGCGTAAAACTCCTGACTCGGATGCCATCCCTATAAACTCTGAAGACGATTTAGAAACGCTAAAACTTCTTTAA